The Bacteroidota bacterium genome window below encodes:
- a CDS encoding M13 family metallopeptidase, producing the protein MYVDNYVSSTMRDRYTKLTEAMISEFKIHIENLDWMSKETKEKAVEKLKKITYKVCFPDKWKDYSTMEIDRSSYAQNVMRCRAWQFRYYVDKLSKPVDRTEWEMTPQTYNAYYNPSNNEIVLPAAIFLIPGLPDSLADDAVIYGYAAASTIGHELTHGFDDQGRQFDANGNLSNWWTAEDSVNFGKRATLLEKQFNDYVVLDSLHINGAATLGENIADLGGLVIGLDAFKKTEQYKKGEKIDSLTPTQRYFMGYTIGWLGHARDQSLANQVMTDVHAPNFLRVNGPMSNMPEFFEAFGIKEGDKMWRSPDSRVKIW; encoded by the coding sequence TTGTATGTCGACAACTATGTTTCATCGACAATGCGTGATCGCTATACAAAACTGACTGAAGCGATGATTTCTGAATTCAAAATTCACATTGAGAATCTGGATTGGATGAGCAAGGAGACGAAAGAAAAAGCAGTTGAAAAACTAAAGAAAATTACTTACAAGGTTTGTTTCCCTGACAAATGGAAAGATTATTCAACAATGGAAATTGATCGTTCTTCTTATGCACAAAATGTAATGCGTTGTCGTGCATGGCAATTCAGATATTATGTCGACAAATTAAGTAAGCCTGTTGACCGCACTGAATGGGAAATGACGCCACAAACTTACAATGCATATTACAATCCGTCGAACAATGAGATCGTTCTTCCTGCAGCGATATTCCTTATTCCCGGATTACCTGATTCTCTTGCTGATGACGCTGTGATCTATGGTTATGCAGCAGCAAGTACAATAGGACATGAATTGACACATGGTTTTGATGATCAGGGCCGCCAGTTTGATGCTAATGGAAATCTTTCCAACTGGTGGACTGCCGAAGATTCTGTAAACTTTGGTAAGCGAGCTACTTTACTTGAGAAGCAATTCAACGATTACGTTGTGCTTGATAGTTTGCACATCAATGGTGCAGCCACTTTGGGTGAAAACATCGCTGATCTCGGCGGACTTGTGATCGGATTGGATGCGTTCAAGAAAACTGAGCAGTATAAAAAAGGGGAGAAGATCGATAGTCTGACTCCTACACAACGTTATTTCATGGGTTACACGATCGGTTGGTTAGGTCATGCACGTGATCAATCACTAGCCAATCAGGTAATGACAGATGTCCATGCTCCGAATTTCTTACGCGTAAACGGTCCAATGAGCAACATGCCTGAATTCTTCGAAGCCTTCGGAATCAAAGAAGGTGATAAGATGTGGAGATCGCCGGATTCGAGAGTAAAAATTTGGTAA
- a CDS encoding efflux RND transporter periplasmic adaptor subunit — translation MKTGRLLLILSLVLIGVTIYFKKCNSSDKAATPDSAKGKQALNVSAVVLSVKPLEYKLYSSGTVMANEEVQLRNEVQGRIIAINFKEGTKVKKGDLLIKLFDDDLKAQLKKLQLQKELAEKSESRQRDLLDAKGISQQDFEIAQNNLNSIKADIDIVQSSISKTEIRAPFDGSIGLKSVSLGAFIAANTIIASIQDIDPLKVEFTVPERFRDQIANNSEITFTSESASGIFKGKIYAFEPRLNVTTRSFMVRAICPNSDQRIFPGAFAHVTIPLKVIDDAIQVPTQAVIPELKGQSVYISENGLAKKTMVETGIRSDSSIQITSGVQAGDTVLITGMMQVRPKVPLKITVVN, via the coding sequence ATGAAAACAGGAAGACTGCTTTTGATTTTGTCTTTAGTATTAATTGGTGTCACTATCTATTTTAAGAAATGCAATAGTTCCGATAAAGCTGCAACTCCGGATTCTGCAAAAGGTAAGCAGGCACTTAATGTCAGCGCTGTTGTTCTTTCTGTAAAGCCACTGGAATATAAATTGTATTCTTCAGGAACTGTGATGGCGAATGAAGAAGTACAATTAAGAAATGAAGTTCAAGGACGAATTATTGCAATTAATTTTAAGGAAGGTACTAAAGTTAAAAAAGGGGACCTGCTGATAAAATTATTTGATGACGATCTGAAAGCCCAGTTGAAAAAACTTCAACTTCAAAAAGAACTTGCAGAAAAATCTGAAAGTCGTCAGAGGGATCTGCTCGATGCAAAAGGAATCAGTCAGCAGGATTTTGAGATCGCACAAAACAATCTCAATAGTATTAAGGCAGATATCGACATTGTTCAGTCTTCTATTTCCAAAACAGAAATCAGAGCTCCGTTCGATGGTTCAATTGGTTTGAAATCGGTTTCACTCGGAGCATTTATTGCTGCCAATACGATAATCGCCTCAATACAAGACATCGATCCATTGAAAGTAGAATTCACTGTACCGGAAAGATTCCGTGATCAGATCGCAAATAATAGTGAGATCACATTTACTTCTGAATCTGCCTCAGGAATCTTTAAAGGAAAGATCTATGCATTCGAACCGCGACTTAATGTTACTACCAGAAGTTTTATGGTAAGAGCAATTTGTCCGAACAGCGATCAGAGAATATTCCCGGGCGCATTTGCACATGTTACCATTCCACTTAAAGTGATCGATGATGCAATACAGGTTCCAACGCAGGCAGTAATTCCTGAACTCAAAGGTCAAAGCGTATATATCAGCGAAAATGGTCTTGCAAAAAAGACAATGGTAGAAACAGGCATAAGAAGTGATTCGTCAATACAGATCACCAGTGGAGTTCAGGCCGGCGATACAGTGCTTATCACGGGCATGATGCAGGTTAGACCAAAGGTTCCATTAAAGATTACAGTGGTAAATTAA
- the tsaD gene encoding tRNA (adenosine(37)-N6)-threonylcarbamoyltransferase complex transferase subunit TsaD codes for MEKVFILGIESSCDETSAAVICNEMVLSNVIAGQELVHRFYGGVVPELASRAHQQKIIPVVEEALRKANITKNELHAVAFTRGPGLMGALLVGVSFAKSFAMGLNIPLIDVNHMHGHILAHFLQPSVQHPSEYKQVPTYPFLCLTVSGGHSQIVKVRSPFDLEYLGQTIDDAAGEAFDKTAKILGLPYPGGPLIDKYAKLGDPKRFKFPIPHSEGLNFSFSGLKTAILYFIRDEKIKDIDFVEKNLNDICASVQKTIVEILMKKINLAIEQTGIKEIAIAGGVSANSGLRNGIMDLKNKGCNVYIPAFEYCTDNAAMIAIAGYYKFLRGEFAGMDVTPVARY; via the coding sequence ATGGAAAAGGTCTTCATACTAGGAATAGAATCTTCTTGCGATGAGACATCTGCAGCAGTCATCTGTAATGAAATGGTGCTTTCAAATGTCATTGCCGGACAGGAACTTGTTCACCGTTTTTATGGTGGTGTTGTTCCGGAACTTGCGTCCAGGGCGCATCAGCAGAAGATCATACCTGTTGTAGAAGAAGCTCTTCGGAAGGCAAATATAACCAAAAACGAACTTCATGCTGTAGCTTTTACACGTGGACCCGGATTAATGGGAGCATTATTGGTAGGCGTTTCTTTTGCAAAATCATTTGCTATGGGATTGAACATCCCTTTGATCGATGTTAACCATATGCATGGACATATTCTTGCTCATTTTTTACAACCTTCAGTTCAGCATCCTTCTGAATATAAGCAAGTTCCGACATATCCGTTTCTTTGTCTCACAGTTTCCGGCGGACATTCGCAGATCGTGAAGGTCAGAAGTCCGTTTGATCTGGAATATCTTGGACAAACGATTGACGATGCAGCCGGAGAAGCTTTTGATAAGACGGCGAAGATCCTCGGTCTACCTTATCCGGGCGGACCGTTGATCGATAAGTATGCAAAACTTGGTGATCCGAAGCGGTTCAAGTTTCCGATACCACATTCTGAAGGTTTGAATTTTAGTTTCAGCGGATTGAAAACAGCTATACTCTATTTCATCAGAGATGAGAAAATAAAAGATATTGATTTTGTAGAAAAAAATCTGAATGATATCTGTGCCTCCGTACAAAAAACGATTGTTGAAATATTGATGAAAAAAATTAATCTTGCTATCGAACAAACAGGCATAAAAGAAATTGCAATCGCCGGTGGCGTTAGTGCAAACAGCGGATTGAGAAATGGAATAATGGATCTGAAAAATAAAGGTTGTAATGTGTACATTCCGGCATTTGAATATTGTACTGATAATGCAGCGATGATTGCTATTGCGGGGTATTATAAGTTTCTCAGAGGGGAGTTTGCGGGGATGGATGTGACGCCGGTGGCCAGGTATTAA
- a CDS encoding PD40 domain-containing protein, translating into MKKLLFILISGGLIYNSNQVLAQGQPVKQKADTTVHFPDEKHLTNIRQLTFGGDNAEAYFSFDSKSIVFQMTNPDFNAPCDQIFASTLQKFNPKMVSTGMGRTTCSYFLPGDSLMLYASTHLGSKDCPPKPAPRADHKYVWPLYSTFDIFVADKNGKVVNQLTKDDGYDAEATVSPKGDLIVFTSTRSGDLELYTMNIDGSNVKQVTKELGYDGGAFFSPDGKKLIFRASRPKTEEDVKTYKDLLAQGLVMPTNMELYTCNIDGSDLKQATNLGSANWAPFFTPDGKKVIFSSNHKQKGYHFNLWMCKLDGSELEQISFDPTFDAFPVFSPDGKHLIFSSNRNNGGGHDTNLFYAEWKD; encoded by the coding sequence ATGAAAAAATTATTATTCATATTGATTTCGGGGGGGCTTATTTATAATTCAAATCAGGTGCTTGCTCAGGGACAACCCGTGAAGCAGAAAGCAGATACAACTGTTCATTTTCCTGATGAAAAACATCTGACAAATATTCGTCAGCTTACCTTTGGTGGTGACAATGCAGAAGCCTATTTCAGTTTTGACAGTAAGAGCATCGTTTTCCAAATGACGAATCCGGATTTTAATGCGCCTTGCGATCAGATCTTTGCTTCGACATTGCAAAAATTTAATCCGAAAATGGTAAGTACCGGTATGGGAAGAACGACCTGCTCCTATTTCCTACCCGGTGATTCATTGATGCTTTACGCAAGTACACATCTTGGATCAAAAGATTGTCCGCCGAAACCTGCTCCGCGGGCAGATCATAAATACGTTTGGCCACTCTATTCTACCTTCGATATTTTTGTTGCTGACAAAAACGGAAAGGTTGTTAATCAGCTAACCAAAGATGATGGTTACGATGCTGAAGCAACTGTAAGTCCGAAAGGAGACCTGATCGTTTTTACCAGTACACGTAGTGGCGATCTGGAATTGTATACAATGAATATTGATGGCAGCAATGTGAAACAAGTTACTAAAGAGCTTGGCTACGATGGTGGTGCATTCTTTTCTCCTGATGGAAAAAAACTGATCTTCCGCGCTTCACGTCCGAAGACAGAAGAAGATGTTAAAACATATAAAGACCTGCTTGCACAAGGATTGGTTATGCCCACAAATATGGAATTGTACACTTGCAATATCGATGGCTCCGATCTTAAACAAGCGACGAATTTAGGTTCGGCAAACTGGGCACCGTTCTTTACTCCGGATGGCAAAAAAGTAATTTTCTCCAGCAACCATAAACAAAAAGGCTATCATTTTAATTTATGGATGTGCAAACTCGACGGCAGCGAACTGGAACAAATTAGTTTTGATCCGACGTTCGATGCATTCCCTGTTTTTTCTCCTGATGGAAAACATCTGATCTTTTCTTCCAACAGAAATAATGGCGGTGGACATGATACTAATTTGTTTTATGCGGAGTGGAAGGATTAA
- a CDS encoding class I SAM-dependent methyltransferase — protein MKELAEQLRKPHGENSKLVTDLMAISNRPLYEFTYKKLDLFPEANILEVGPADGHFVHDLFKIENSVSYTGVDLSEDMIKAADQTNSDLVKNEKARFTKGDILELPFDENSFDRIFTINTLYFWSDPEKGIRVLNRILKPSGKLFIVIRSKESMEKMPFTQYGFTMYSKDELIQLLTENGFSAVSVLLISETAELPSGGKADMISFCAIAEKK, from the coding sequence ATGAAAGAACTGGCTGAACAATTGCGTAAGCCACATGGTGAAAATTCAAAATTAGTTACTGACCTGATGGCGATAAGTAACAGACCACTCTATGAATTTACTTATAAGAAACTCGATCTTTTTCCTGAAGCAAATATTCTAGAGGTTGGTCCGGCTGATGGTCATTTTGTCCATGACCTGTTTAAAATTGAAAACTCTGTTTCTTATACAGGGGTAGATCTTTCTGAAGATATGATCAAAGCAGCTGATCAGACAAATTCTGACCTGGTCAAAAATGAAAAAGCCAGATTCACCAAAGGTGATATTTTAGAACTTCCTTTCGATGAAAATTCATTCGACAGGATTTTTACGATCAATACGCTCTACTTCTGGTCTGATCCTGAAAAAGGAATTCGTGTTTTAAACCGGATACTTAAACCTTCCGGAAAATTGTTTATCGTGATCCGTTCAAAAGAATCAATGGAGAAAATGCCATTTACACAATATGGTTTTACTATGTATTCGAAAGATGAATTGATCCAACTCCTGACTGAAAACGGGTTTTCAGCAGTTTCAGTTCTTTTAATTTCCGAAACTGCAGAACTTCCAAGTGGTGGAAAAGCCGATATGATATCCTTTTGTGCAATTGCAGAAAAGAAGTAA
- the nhaA gene encoding Na+/H+ antiporter NhaA: MKSITLIQHRLTDAFRKFTSSQKISGILLLIVSVVSLILANSGFSSSYIHFWESPIYHNGDVHISLLHFINDGLMTIFFLLVGLEIKRELIAGELKGFQRASIPVAAAIGGMLVPAVLYSLFNSGLDSASGWGIPMATDIAFAIGIISILGKRVSDAGKILITAIAVVDDLGAVIVIALFYSASISIFYLALAGLTTVLLSYFNYKRLSNIWLYIIPGIFLWYCIFQSGIHSTIAGVILAATIPFHKSETSLLMRMESGLHTVVNFAIMPIFAMANTAIFIDGDIMSHLTTPESFGISLGLILGKPIGILMMVTLMVSLKISSLPKEISFTQLLGLGFLGGIGFTMSIFISMLAFTDINFITNAKIAIVFSSLAAGIIGYSILKFSKTTTV; the protein is encoded by the coding sequence ATGAAATCAATAACACTTATTCAACATCGTCTGACTGATGCTTTCAGAAAGTTCACGAGTTCACAAAAGATCTCGGGTATACTTCTGCTCATTGTTTCTGTTGTTTCGCTGATACTTGCCAATAGCGGATTCTCATCATCGTATATACATTTCTGGGAATCTCCGATATACCATAATGGTGATGTTCATATCAGCCTGCTTCATTTTATCAATGATGGCCTGATGACAATTTTTTTCCTGCTTGTGGGATTAGAGATCAAGCGGGAATTAATAGCCGGCGAGTTGAAAGGCTTTCAAAGAGCTTCTATCCCTGTTGCAGCTGCCATTGGTGGAATGCTGGTTCCGGCAGTGTTGTATTCACTGTTTAACAGCGGTCTGGATTCAGCCAGCGGCTGGGGAATTCCTATGGCAACGGATATTGCATTTGCAATTGGAATTATTTCTATTCTGGGAAAAAGAGTTTCAGACGCCGGAAAAATTCTGATCACCGCTATTGCTGTTGTTGATGATCTTGGAGCAGTGATAGTGATCGCTCTTTTTTATTCTGCATCGATCAGTATTTTTTATCTGGCTCTCGCCGGACTGACAACTGTACTGTTATCCTACTTCAACTATAAACGATTAAGTAATATCTGGCTCTATATAATTCCGGGTATCTTTCTCTGGTACTGTATTTTTCAGTCGGGTATACACTCTACCATTGCAGGTGTGATCCTGGCAGCAACAATTCCTTTTCACAAGAGTGAAACTTCCTTGCTGATGCGAATGGAATCCGGTTTGCATACAGTAGTCAATTTTGCGATCATGCCGATATTTGCAATGGCAAACACAGCTATTTTTATCGATGGTGATATTATGAGCCACTTAACAACACCGGAGAGTTTTGGTATCAGCCTCGGATTGATCCTGGGAAAACCTATTGGCATTTTAATGATGGTTACTTTAATGGTTTCATTGAAAATAAGTTCTCTTCCAAAGGAGATCTCTTTTACCCAATTGCTTGGATTAGGATTTCTAGGTGGAATTGGTTTTACGATGTCCATTTTTATTTCTATGCTTGCTTTCACTGACATAAATTTCATTACCAATGCAAAAATTGCAATTGTATTTTCAAGTCTGGCAGCAGGAATTATTGGTTATTCAATTCTGAAATTCTCAAAAACAACTACGGTATGA
- a CDS encoding TolC family protein, translating to MNQRLAELSLKENQSLRYPRINLGTHYIFNRSTNEAGFTLLNQSQGYNYGATISFPIFHGFNINRQIKNAKLDVLNAKLQLSSWNDIVNADLLNTFRNFNNSIEIMKTEEDNILLAQEVLAIAQERYRIGISNAIELQDAFRSFEESMTRLVNSRFDAKTNETELRRLSGRLISDFR from the coding sequence ATGAATCAGCGCCTTGCTGAACTAAGTCTGAAAGAAAATCAATCGCTCCGGTATCCGAGAATCAATCTTGGAACACATTACATCTTCAATCGTTCCACCAATGAAGCAGGATTTACATTGCTGAACCAATCGCAAGGATATAATTATGGCGCGACAATATCATTCCCGATATTTCATGGTTTCAATATTAACCGCCAGATCAAAAATGCAAAGCTGGATGTACTGAATGCAAAATTACAATTGAGTTCATGGAATGATATTGTGAATGCTGACTTGCTGAATACTTTCCGGAATTTTAATAACAGTATTGAGATCATGAAGACAGAAGAAGATAATATTTTGTTAGCTCAGGAAGTTTTAGCCATTGCACAGGAAAGATACAGGATCGGAATCAGCAATGCCATTGAGTTGCAAGACGCATTCCGTTCGTTTGAAGAATCAATGACGCGACTTGTCAATTCCCGTTTCGATGCTAAAACGAATGAGACAGAACTGAGACGTCTCTCGGGCAGATTGATCTCTGATTTCAGATGA
- a CDS encoding TolC family protein: MKKNKFALLLLLLFSGAVCAQENKLTIENAVKNALEKNYDVLIYSNLSQIEDNNNTIGNAGMLPNIDVNGSYTNSTNDLKQEYNTGAEVNRDASGSSNTNLDAGLVWTVFDGMKMFHTKKKLDGLFYQSEQQLKIQMEITIKDVVKAYYSIIINQQLLKATQQEIKLLEERLQLADRKLNNGSGSKLDQLQAKLEYNRQKSIELATISLIEESKLTLNRLMARALDSPVVTEDTIIISFRPSLEELKKCCRKIIISGITK, translated from the coding sequence ATGAAAAAAAATAAATTTGCTCTCCTCCTGCTCCTTCTGTTTTCAGGCGCCGTTTGTGCTCAGGAAAATAAACTCACAATTGAAAATGCAGTGAAGAATGCCCTGGAAAAAAACTATGATGTTCTCATCTATTCGAATTTATCTCAGATAGAAGACAACAACAATACCATAGGCAATGCAGGAATGCTTCCGAATATTGATGTGAATGGTTCTTATACTAATTCAACAAATGACCTGAAGCAGGAATATAACACAGGTGCTGAGGTAAACAGAGATGCTTCAGGTTCATCGAATACTAATCTTGATGCAGGACTTGTCTGGACAGTTTTTGATGGCATGAAAATGTTTCATACTAAAAAGAAACTCGATGGATTGTTTTATCAGTCGGAACAACAGCTAAAGATCCAGATGGAAATCACGATCAAAGATGTTGTGAAAGCTTATTACTCTATCATAATAAATCAGCAACTCTTAAAAGCGACTCAGCAGGAAATCAAATTGCTTGAAGAACGACTGCAACTGGCAGACAGAAAATTGAATAATGGATCAGGATCAAAACTTGATCAGTTGCAGGCTAAACTGGAATATAATCGCCAGAAATCAATTGAACTTGCAACAATTTCATTGATTGAAGAATCCAAACTGACACTGAACCGGCTGATGGCCAGGGCTCTCGACTCACCTGTTGTTACCGAAGACACAATAATTATTTCATTCAGACCATCACTCGAAGAATTAAAAAAATGCTGCCGGAAAATAATAATCTCCGGTATTACGAAATGA
- a CDS encoding efflux RND transporter permease subunit, which translates to MSISSLSLKRPVMAMVFSIVIILFGLIGFDFLGVREYPSIDPPIITVRTAYTGAASEVVESQITEPLEKAINGIAGIKTISSSSNQGSSSITVEFDLEIDLEAAANDVRDKVSQAIRQLPQDIDAPPVVNKSDANSDAIVSMTLESNVRNHMQISDYASNVILERLQTIPGVSTIQVWGEKKYAMRIWIEPNKLSSFDLTPIDIQNALDKENVELPGGKIVGDATELTINTMGKLETVDDFNNLIISSVNGSVVRLQDVATVQLGPENDETILKQSGTPMIGLAIVPQPGSNYIEIADEFYRRFDQLKKDLPKDFKLDIALDNTKFIRRSIGEVEETLLIAFLLVVVIIFLFFRDWLIAIRPLIDIPVSLIGAFFIMYVAGFSVNILTLLAIVLATGLVVDDGIVVTENIYKKIEEGMEPAEAAEKGSNEIFFAVVSTSLTLTAVFLPIIFLEGFVGRLFREFGIVMAGAILISAFVSLTLTPVLNVKLARKNHKHSKFYERTEPFFVAMTEGYRKSLAAFIKVRNWAWVILLATLGLVYVVGSSLQSELAPLEDRNLIRLQVSAPEGTAFGYMDNFMNRLVEFVNDSIPEKRIALSVTAPGFTGSGAPNTGFVRIGLVDADKRQRSQQQVADYVTKNMKAFPEGRVFALQEQTIGVGGSSRSGLPVQFVLQGPNFEKLKAVLPKFMEEAGKNPTFQGVDVNLKFNKPELNITINRDRASALGVSISDVAQTLQFSYSGRRMSYFTMNGRQYQVIAQVDRENRDEPIDLKSLYVRNKSGEMIQMENLVDVVEESSPPQLYHYNRYKSATVSAGLAPGKTIGDGIAAMNEIADKVLDDSFSTELTGPSRDFAESGSNILFAFILALILIYLILAAQFESFIDPFIIMVTVPLALGGAVISLWMFNQTLNIFSQIGIIMLIGLVTKNGILIVEFANQRKLAGLSVRDAAIDASTSRLRPILMTTIATILGAMPIAIGLGNGAQSRIPMGIVVVGGLLFSLVLTLYVIPAVYTFISKENRNEKK; encoded by the coding sequence ATGTCAATAAGTTCACTTAGTTTAAAAAGACCTGTAATGGCAATGGTATTCTCCATTGTCATTATCCTCTTTGGTCTGATCGGTTTTGATTTTTTAGGTGTCCGTGAGTATCCTTCTATCGATCCTCCAATAATTACTGTCCGTACTGCATATACCGGTGCTGCCTCAGAAGTTGTCGAATCGCAGATCACTGAGCCATTAGAAAAAGCCATCAATGGTATTGCCGGGATCAAAACGATATCATCGTCCTCCAACCAGGGAAGCAGTAGTATTACCGTTGAATTCGATCTGGAGATCGATCTGGAAGCTGCTGCCAATGATGTACGTGATAAAGTTTCGCAGGCAATCCGTCAGTTGCCGCAGGATATCGATGCACCACCTGTAGTGAACAAGTCTGATGCAAACAGCGATGCAATCGTTTCGATGACGCTTGAAAGCAATGTCCGGAATCATATGCAGATCAGTGATTACGCTTCGAATGTCATTTTAGAAAGACTGCAGACTATTCCGGGTGTAAGTACAATTCAGGTCTGGGGCGAAAAGAAATACGCAATGCGTATCTGGATCGAACCCAACAAACTTTCTTCTTTCGACCTCACTCCAATTGATATTCAGAATGCTCTTGATAAAGAGAATGTCGAACTTCCGGGTGGAAAGATCGTCGGCGATGCAACGGAACTTACTATCAATACAATGGGTAAGCTAGAGACGGTTGATGATTTCAATAATCTTATCATCTCTTCTGTGAATGGCTCAGTTGTCAGATTGCAGGATGTAGCAACTGTTCAACTTGGTCCGGAGAACGACGAAACAATTTTGAAACAATCGGGTACGCCAATGATCGGACTGGCCATTGTTCCGCAACCCGGATCTAACTACATTGAAATTGCCGATGAATTTTATCGCCGTTTTGATCAACTGAAAAAGGATCTTCCGAAAGATTTCAAACTTGATATAGCATTAGATAACACCAAATTTATCAGACGATCAATCGGTGAAGTTGAAGAAACATTACTTATTGCCTTTCTGCTTGTTGTGGTGATCATCTTCCTATTTTTCCGGGACTGGCTTATCGCAATCAGGCCGCTGATCGATATTCCTGTTTCCCTGATCGGAGCTTTCTTTATTATGTATGTAGCAGGATTCAGTGTAAACATCCTGACCTTGCTTGCCATTGTACTCGCCACCGGTTTGGTTGTCGATGATGGGATTGTTGTGACCGAAAATATTTACAAGAAGATCGAAGAAGGTATGGAGCCGGCTGAAGCAGCTGAAAAAGGTTCTAATGAGATCTTCTTTGCCGTCGTTTCTACTTCACTTACTCTTACAGCAGTTTTTTTACCGATCATTTTCCTTGAAGGATTTGTCGGGAGGCTGTTCCGGGAATTTGGAATTGTCATGGCCGGGGCCATTTTGATCTCGGCGTTTGTATCACTTACATTAACACCCGTACTGAACGTAAAATTAGCACGGAAGAATCATAAGCATTCAAAATTTTACGAGAGAACAGAGCCATTTTTTGTCGCAATGACAGAAGGTTATCGCAAGTCACTTGCAGCATTTATTAAAGTCCGCAATTGGGCATGGGTGATTCTTTTAGCAACACTCGGATTGGTGTATGTAGTGGGTTCATCACTTCAATCAGAACTTGCACCACTTGAGGACAGGAATTTAATCCGCCTGCAAGTAAGTGCCCCTGAAGGAACTGCGTTTGGTTACATGGACAACTTTATGAATCGTCTTGTTGAATTTGTGAACGATTCAATTCCAGAAAAGCGAATAGCATTGAGTGTTACTGCTCCTGGTTTTACCGGTTCCGGTGCACCTAATACCGGTTTTGTAAGGATTGGTTTAGTAGACGCTGACAAGCGTCAAAGAAGTCAGCAGCAGGTCGCAGACTACGTTACTAAAAACATGAAAGCCTTTCCTGAAGGAAGAGTCTTTGCATTGCAGGAGCAAACGATTGGCGTTGGAGGTTCATCCCGATCCGGCCTGCCTGTTCAATTTGTTTTACAAGGTCCTAATTTTGAAAAGTTGAAAGCTGTGCTTCCGAAGTTTATGGAAGAAGCAGGAAAGAATCCAACTTTCCAGGGTGTGGATGTCAATCTGAAATTCAACAAACCGGAATTAAATATTACCATTAACAGAGACCGGGCTTCGGCATTGGGAGTTTCGATCAGCGATGTAGCACAAACACTTCAGTTTTCTTATAGCGGAAGAAGGATGTCGTATTTCACTATGAATGGCCGGCAATATCAGGTCATTGCTCAGGTCGACAGAGAAAACCGTGATGAGCCGATTGATCTGAAATCACTTTACGTAAGGAATAAATCCGGAGAAATGATTCAGATGGAAAACCTCGTAGATGTAGTCGAAGAAAGCAGTCCACCTCAACTCTACCATTACAACCGATACAAATCTGCTACTGTTTCAGCAGGACTTGCACCCGGGAAAACGATCGGTGATGGTATCGCTGCCATGAATGAAATTGCAGACAAAGTTCTTGATGATTCGTTCTCAACAGAACTTACAGGTCCATCACGAGATTTTGCTGAATCGGGATCGAATATACTTTTCGCTTTCATACTTGCATTGATCCTCATTTATCTGATCCTCGCTGCTCAGTTCGAAAGTTTTATTGATCCATTTATTATCATGGTTACCGTTCCACTGGCATTAGGAGGTGCTGTGATCTCTTTGTGGATGTTCAACCAAACGTTGAATATCTTCAGTCAGATCGGAATTATAATGCTCATTGGACTCGTTACCAAAAATGGAATTCTTATCGTTGAATTTGCGAACCAACGTAAACTTGCAGGACTATCGGTAAGAGACGCTGCTATTGATGCATCGACTTCCCGCTTACGTCCCATCCTAATGACAACTATTGCAACGATCTTAGGAGCAATGCCGATTGCAATTGGTTTGGGTAATGGTGCTCAAAGCAGAATTCCAATGGGAATTGTTGTTGTTGGCGGATTATTATTTTCACTGGTCCTTACACTTTATGTTATACCTGCTGTATATACATTCATTTCAAAAGAGAATAGAAATGAAAAAAAATAA